A single window of Peptococcaceae bacterium 1198_IL3148 DNA harbors:
- a CDS encoding DUF2812 domain-containing protein, which produces MKKVKLFFDIIEEEKWLNKQLQMGYLCSNISGLGVYTFKNTSEDYVIRLDYQNYMPAEKFEEYKTIYEDFGWKHIKGSRFGSIQYWQKLADGHEDIFSDRESNIHYYKRLMNYLLSLTVMLLVISFMIYKDSSLYETKGLWDMERSLFWKAFLFETPFVIIKLLPLIMCVFLGISYLKVYRQYFMLKEK; this is translated from the coding sequence ATGAAGAAAGTTAAACTGTTTTTCGATATTATTGAGGAAGAGAAATGGTTGAATAAGCAATTACAAATGGGTTATCTCTGTTCAAACATTAGCGGATTAGGAGTATATACATTTAAAAATACTAGCGAAGACTATGTTATACGATTGGATTATCAAAATTACATGCCAGCAGAAAAGTTTGAAGAATACAAAACAATATACGAAGACTTCGGCTGGAAACATATAAAAGGCTCAAGATTTGGCAGCATTCAATATTGGCAAAAGTTAGCTGATGGTCATGAGGATATTTTTTCTGACCGTGAATCAAATATTCATTATTATAAGCGATTAATGAACTATTTACTATCATTAACAGTTATGTTATTGGTGATTAGCTTTATGATATACAAAGATTCAAGTTTGTATGAAACTAAAGGACTTTGGGATATGGAACGCTCACTGTTTTGGAAAGCGTTTTTATTTGAAACACCATTTGTCATTATTAAACTACTTCCACTAATTATGTGTGTTTTTTTGGGAATTAGCTACTTGAAAGTATATCGCCAATATTTTATGTTAAAAGAAAAGTAG